AATGAATTCCAAAATCACAAATTGGACAAACAATTTTAATAGGTAAGagaaaaaaagcattaaaatctATTGCCTATGAAATGTTTCCTAAAACTACATCATTAGATATTACGTGAAAATATAATTCAACCTAATTACAAACTGATCTACCAATTTACTCTAGTTTACAAGCTGACTCTCTCTTCATATTAATTACACTTTTTTTCACATACatatttattcaattttaaaacTATTTACTTCTGATAAATAacaaacactaaataaaacaaaattaatgatagaaagaatatatatatatatatatatatatatatatatatatatatatatatatatatatatatatatatatatatatatatatatatatatatatatatatatatgtatatatatacactcctAAATGGTGAACATAAAAGAGCTAGATTGAAATACATGTATTAAAGTAACCAAATggagataacaacaataaaaatagttAGATAACAAATTAACAACTAATCCCATTTGAGATCAAGTCCGAATATTCTATTCTACTACTAATTACCATTACCATTTACAATTAGAAGTGCAATTTTAAATTGAAGAGTAAACAACTAAAAATACCACCACATCCACCTATAGTTAATAGCCGATTGAACTGATTGATTTGAGTACCTGTTTTTATCAATCGATTTAAATACTGATTTTTAACACGTTCCCAGGAGCAATTTGTACAAAATAACAGATTCATAACGACTAGTCAACTGtaaatttatcaaacacttaTATTGATGGTTTGATCATCCAATCATctattcatataaaaattaaatttgctaTTTTATCAAATACCCGTAATCTCTGTCTTGAAAACAAAAATCCAAAACCGATAAATCATTCGCTTACGTGATAAATCCGACCCGACCGGACCCCTAATttagagaaaaataaaacaCTCTAAAGAAACAAGAGGGTTCTCAAGTGACTCTTTAGGACCTTGCCACTCTTCACTTTGTCTTCTCAACTCTTCATACCCAATCTCTTCTTCCTCCATCCTTGGCCCATGGACCATCCTAACCCGACCCGGTGATGGCCCATTCCTTCTACCAGACGGGCTTCGACCCACATTACCTCTCATCCCTGGTGATTGAGACCTCCTATCCACATTATCTCCACCCATTTCTCTTCTTGACCCACCCGGACTCTGATTCCTCTTCCGGGTGGGGCTACCTTCGGGCCGTTTTCTAACGGGTGATCTCCCTTGATTCTTTAAACCATTACCATCACTATAATGATATTTATTCGGACTATAATTACCATTATACCCTTGAGATCTATACATTCCAATATTTCCTGGTGTATATGGATCCGGATCCCGGGTAGGTAAATTCGGATCCAAATAAGCCTTTTTTGGAGTAAGAAGTAAAAGTTTAGCTTTAGTATGATCTCCAATATCTTCTTCTAGACTTTGTTTTCTCGGGCTTTCGGGCCTAGAAATGGGCCTGGGTTTGGGCTTGGGTTTTTGAATTTCAGTGAGAACTTCTTTAACAGCTTCTTCCTCAACTCTTGGAGGAGATTGATGAATATTGTCCTCAAATGAGTGATTTTTTTCATGGGTACTTACACAACAACCCATTTtagatataaaaataatatttatgattgttatattttgaattagaACTCCGGTGTCTCAACTTAGTTTCTTTGAGCGGGATACacggagtatatatatatatattttgttagaaATGCGGAATGAAATTGGTTGAAGAGAATGAAAACTTTAGAGGTTTCATTAAAGATGGGACAAAGAAGAGTTGTTGGATGATGCACTAAAGAGTAAAGAGTGGAATGAGCAAGAGTTAAATGTAAGAAGTAGGAGTTTATTTATTGGGAAAGAGTGGAAAGAGTTAAGGTGGGGCCAATTTATGTCATCCTTGAGTAGGGTTAGGCTGGGCCATGGCATGCTACGTTTGCTTTCACAATTAAATTGTGGAAGCTTATGTAATCCAATTGTTAGGTTTTAAGTGACAAAAAAGGTGCTTATCTGTCCCAAAAAAATCGTAGCATTTcgtaaatttatgtaaaattttttgagtaaatatccTAATTTTAATGGGATGGAGGTAGTAGTTCATCCACTAATTTAATAAGAGTATaagaatgattaagaatgattaagtagacatttaagatattgaaagtaggcatttagagaattgtaaataggcattaaaaatgattaagtagacatttaagatattgaaagtaggcattaaggatacggtaaataagcattaacAATACGATAAATGGACATTAATCTTTTATGGGTTGGGGTTGAGAtacatctctcaaagagacggtctctaaGATACTAGCTAGCTGCAATTCTTATTAGTAGTGAGAACTATGAGTTACTCCGGTAGTTAAAGACTTTCTCTTCCATCATTATATTCAAAGTTCAATTTTCAACACATAAAGAAAAGATTAATTCATCCTCACCTTTTTTTGGTTCAAGAGTAGGCTAGAAAAATCCTGTGGACAAGAAATGAAGGGAATTAATCTTTTCCGTAATTGGTGAGAATCAACCATTATCATAATTATAAAAGGAAAACTTTCAACCACTTCGCTAACTTTTCGGAAAGTTATCGATACTTGTACTTTtctgtcttatttattttgcattatttaaaaTTACGATCTTGTTTTGTGCGATATCTAAATATATCGCCCATTCTTTAATTGTCTACGAAGCGCATATAGTTAATGACTTTATATGGAAACCTTACAAGCTGGTTCTTGGATTCCATTAATCAGATAACCCTTTAACAGATTGATAGTCAACACAActgaattattgttttattaaaatTGTATTGCAAGATCTGGGATTCTGTATTTCTGTTTTCTTATCATCTATCATTTCTTTCAAGAATTAAACTAACAAAGGTCATCCCATGTTCTTTCATTCATTCGATCTATAAATATGTATCCTGCATGTAGCTAGCTgtttaatacttcctccgttttaaaATACTCGTTACATTTTGATTATGTgcattatttatcgtttaagtttattatatatattgcgactaatgtgtaagtaataatatagttaagtgggatcttgtttgaatcgtctaatcgcatactttgataatattaactttttataacttttagatttgtataattcaaaatataaataaataaaataacacattaaaatgcgtaaaaagtgaaatatagcaagtataatagaaTAGAGGAAGTATAGATCTcacaattaatatttatatatgattTTCTAATCAACTTCGATTTGACCAAACTTTAAACgtagatttataattatgtaaaaaaattaataagtgtACAAGATTTGATTTTAAACTGGCCCGAAACATTTGAATTTAAATCGATCGATGATCCAAATGAACACCACTAAATTCATGCGTCattgtttttcaatttaatttgaataagtGTAATCTTGTAGCtcaaattaaaatgttaaaaagagATTTTTGTAATATGATAACAATATAAACTCTTCTTATTAATCATGCAATATATTGAATGAGATTTAAACCGGTGACTCTAAAGTGGATAATTTTAAGGATGCATCTCTAATGGCGACATTTGGCATGTGGAAACATTGAATGAAGTATGGGCGCGGCAACTCACAACTATGAACAATGGGAGTGTAAATACTAGATATGCATGATACTATGATTTTTCTAATGCTCATTTCTTTGTCATGGATTTAGTAAATTTGATCATGTTCCTTTTTATGGGACAAAAAGTATGAATTCCTTTACTACTTTTTATCTTTAAGAAgtcaattaaaatttatttaaaatttacaattaaaaGTCACAAGTTGACATAgtgattaaaaaatttatatacttctattgataagaatttaattcttataatttttaaattaattagttttttctcttctttcttgTATGTATGGAATTATCTTACCATAAATAAGTATTATAattctaaaatttatttatttttaaaattcacaCTTGAATCATAATCTAGAAGAGTACAGTTTTGCTTTTGTTTGAATAACACATTTCAAGGGAGAATTTATTCCCTAAAATCATAGGTTAGTCAAGTGGATCCTATAATTATAGATTAGTACAGTGGTCGATGGGTTTTCTTTTCACTCtaatgcaatatatatatatatatatatatatatatatatatatatatatatatatatatatataattttcatcACATACTAAAATGATTAattcttttttctctttataTGTAGAGATTCTTTAGTATACCtatcataaaaaaaacattttgtaTGTTAACCCTCAAGTGCCAAGAAGATGACTCTTTATCTTCACATTAACCTTTTAAATCCaaaaatttgttaataattatgcacATTCTTAGTATTGTATATAAAACATTATTATAAGTAtaattcatttaaaatattattttttttttgttataaatttttaacttttgattACTTATACTTAGTTTTGATATTACTCACGAAGATGAAGATATATacgattaaatttaaaatagcaTACTACATCTTTCTTTTATGTTTATATTCATTTtatgtaagttttttttattaaatggaATTTAAAAGGAgggaatatatattttaatatttacatTGAAAACATTATAGGATTCTTTTTGTTGACAAAAGTTGGTAACATGTAACATGTTTATGAATTGCCAAGACTAGCTAGTAGCTAGTAGCTATAGGCATAGGCAATGAATTTTCAATGAGTTTCATGAAAAGAGTTGTGAGAAAATCCTGACCCACTTCATGTGATAAAACCTAGAGTGGTCTCATTTGGTCCAATCCAATTATACTTGCTATAAAAACATTTCTATCATTTcatggcaaaactatttttggATTTATATCTTTGTGTTCTCTTTTTCCTCCCCCAATTCCATGTTACtttgttttcaaaaaattaatatttttgactcaCTTTTATAATTATCACAATAATTATTATCGATAAGTGCCCATTTATGTCATTAATCTAATTTTTGATATGATATTTCAAACGATTTCGATTACATAACTAATTAATTAGCTAACTAGTCAATTTCAGCACATTTTATATGAGCCTGTTTTACTGACAAACaatttattagtaaaaaaaaataaataaaaaacaatgaatTTGAACTTACACTTATACAAAAAACAGTTTTTTTTACAATAGTTTGGGCTAAAGTTATTTCACGATGAAACAATCTCAATAATGAATTAGTATTTTACTAATGTAGTTATAATATTAAGAAAAGTTCTATCTTTGAAGTGAAATCTTGAAAAGATTTTTTATTATCTATTATTTTCGCTGTCATAACaatctaacaaaattatttaagtattaattataCGTACAAATTAACTTATGTAGAAATATAAATCAAGTAACAGAAAAAATATTCATAGAAGTAGAAATGATATGTATTCGTCACCATGTTATTGCTTATAATGAAGTACTTTAATAATTGTCCATTTTCTGATTTCTCAAAAGCAACCAAGAAGGAGAATTTAGGAAAAcgttataaattattaaaattaaaggtACAATTGTTGTATTTATGCGAGTATATTCAACGGAGACTCTCAATTATTAATTTCAACCATTTGCAAATAACTTCTAATCAATCAATACATAATTTAATACAAAACATTCTTATATTGATGGTTGACTTTATTATATatcttttttcaatattttcacTCAACCCTTTTGCAATCTAACTCCTAGAATTTTCTTAACCTTAATTTTCACCAATGGGAGAAagtaaaaagataaatttttaaaaagaaataactCAAAAACATAATAGATTATCCCAAAATTATTAAGTGGCTCACTTATAATCTATTTTATACCTTATAGCCTTTTATAATTACAGACTAATAACTAtatcaaaaattaacaaaataaacacaataaatgaaaataacaataatgtTATAATCTAAATCCCAAGTTGGCTACATAAACCAAATAAATCAACtggaaatatttttgttaacgAAAATTGTACGTTATTGACTCTATAATACAAAAcaacaaccaaaaaaaataagtcCAAAATTGGTAATTGAATATATTAggtaaataacaaagaaaaaattatgaAGGTATTTTTTAATAGATGTAATTCAGCTTGATTACAATGTTTTGATGCACAATGAATTTCATGAAATTCTAAGGTAATTAATCagtctataaaaaaaaattaatttataacttTTGATGTATGTGATTGAATAAAAATGCCAACGCCGGGATACAGAAAATGCAAATAATAGAGGTTTGATGCAAATAGTGATAGTAAAACACTAAAACCCTGACCCTACTTCATGTGAAGGAACCTGCAAATGTTGTATTGGGTCCGACTTAAATAATCGAGACATCAACTATAATTTTAACATATATGTCTTACTTCAATTGTTTTTAATGCCGATACTTTTatggaaaaattatttagaataatttagtttaattgtgattttcttataataatttcacctattgattaactatgaataattttaattttgaggggtattttcctaaagTAAACCTAGTgaccggatgacttgctatagcaagttttaatttttttaaaaaaagataaattaaaataaaatttaaaaaaaaataataaaaaatgttcaaaaaaaatttataaatttttttattatttagaattttttatgtaaattttcaaaatttttctctaattttaaattaatttttagtttactttttttttttgtaattttcctactatagcaggttatCGAATTACCCAAGTTTACCCTAagcaaataccccttaaagttgggattattcatggttaatcaataggtgagattattgtaggaaaatcatgaaaatattgaattattctaggtaatttttcctacttTTAATCGTTAATGTTATACAATGTTATTActtaatagtaatatttttaaatattaataattgacAAAAGATAAAGGACAATTACAGTATCCCGCATAAGGTAGGGTCCgaaatgagaaatttttttctttaaagagGCGGACATACCATACCCGTACCCTTCAAGGAGGGAGTAAAGAAGGATGTGCGCGGTCAAGAAACCCCCAACCGATAACCGCGCACGGTAGGAATCAAATTCCAAACTTTCTGCTCTACATACAGATGTTCTATCCATTGAACCACAAGCGCTTTAGGTtcataattgataaatatgcataatttaaattttatccaatttttaatgaaaatatatacatcaagatgaattaaatatttttctttacacattcaaaaaaaattataaaataaaattaattgataaataatgaGTACTGGTCGTCATTGAAATAGATTCAAATCTATCATTTTTCTTTACAATATCTTCTCCTTTCTTTATCAATTTTGAGTGAAAGgacgcaaaaaaaaaagaaaaagaaaaaataaatagccATCGAATTTATATCTTCAACAAAGCCATAAACTCTACTTTTACAGCAAAAGTTTAATTATGTAGTATATGTTGATATTGAAGGACAAATTTAAGCCAATTAATGGTGGGAAATCTATCGAAATGGGAACAGACAAgaacaaaaaatgaaaatatgctCTCATTAACCCCATATTGTTGAAATTAAGGTTTTAAACTGTTGTCCTCGAGCTTTTATTTAGAACCGCTTCAAAACATGCACGAAAATGC
This genomic stretch from Amaranthus tricolor cultivar Red isolate AtriRed21 chromosome 9, ASM2621246v1, whole genome shotgun sequence harbors:
- the LOC130823477 gene encoding uncharacterized protein LOC130823477 gives rise to the protein MGCCVSTHEKNHSFEDNIHQSPPRVEEEAVKEVLTEIQKPKPKPRPISRPESPRKQSLEEDIGDHTKAKLLLLTPKKAYLDPNLPTRDPDPYTPGNIGMYRSQGYNGNYSPNKYHYSDGNGLKNQGRSPVRKRPEGSPTRKRNQSPGGSRREMGGDNVDRRSQSPGMRGNVGRSPSGRRNGPSPGRVRMVHGPRMEEEEIGYEELRRQSEEWQGPKESLENPLVSLECFIFL